A window of the Acidithiobacillus thiooxidans ATCC 19377 genome harbors these coding sequences:
- a CDS encoding ABC transporter permease, with protein sequence MPNPITATLRPYWQYRDLVRNLVIKDLKVRYQGAVLGFFWSLGNPLALILLYDFVFTHIFRSNLPNYILYLVIGVLHYNLFAQAVSQSCESLTSASGLIQKIYFPRILVPTSSLLFTLALWVIAIFILVVLYPFLGGVYHWGLLLYPLALGLYIAFIWGIVLTFSVLQVELRDLKHMVDIAVMFLFWLTPVGYDINVMKPTAREIISLNPLTQFMDLFHALLYSGTLPALNHVLIACAWAIGTVSMGMVLFRRKARHLVEDL encoded by the coding sequence GTGCCCAACCCGATTACCGCCACCCTGCGTCCCTACTGGCAATACCGCGACCTGGTACGCAATCTGGTCATCAAGGATCTGAAAGTCCGCTACCAGGGCGCCGTACTCGGTTTCTTCTGGTCTTTGGGCAACCCGCTGGCATTGATTCTGCTTTACGACTTCGTGTTTACCCACATTTTTCGCAGTAATCTGCCCAACTACATTTTGTATCTGGTCATCGGCGTCCTGCACTACAACCTGTTTGCCCAGGCAGTCAGCCAGAGCTGTGAAAGTCTGACCAGTGCCTCTGGCCTCATCCAGAAAATCTACTTCCCGCGCATTTTGGTGCCCACCTCCAGCCTGCTGTTTACCCTGGCCTTGTGGGTCATCGCCATATTCATTCTGGTGGTGCTTTACCCCTTTCTGGGCGGGGTTTATCACTGGGGTTTGCTGTTGTATCCCCTGGCACTGGGTCTGTATATAGCCTTCATCTGGGGAATTGTGCTGACTTTTTCGGTGTTACAGGTAGAACTCCGTGATCTGAAGCACATGGTGGATATTGCAGTAATGTTTTTATTCTGGTTAACACCCGTTGGCTATGACATCAACGTAATGAAACCCACAGCCCGCGAAATTATTTCCCTGAATCCACTGACCCAGTTCATGGACCTGTTTCACGCCCTGCTCTATTCAGGCACCCTCCCCGCCCTGAATCACGTCCTCATCGCGTGCGCTTGGGCCATCGGCACGGTGAGTATGGGTATGGTGCTCTTCCGCCGTAAAGCCCGCCATCTGGTGGAAGACCTCTGA
- a CDS encoding BrnT family toxin, giving the protein MTHAQIVRTIKAMEITYDPAKNARNVQERGLSFDRAIDFDFHTALYRVDDRREYGETRIRAMGTLNGRLHALVFVEQATGIRVISFRKANRREIKRYESSRPSSEV; this is encoded by the coding sequence GTGACCCATGCGCAGATTGTGCGTACAATAAAGGCAATGGAAATCACCTATGATCCGGCTAAAAATGCCCGCAACGTTCAAGAGCGCGGCCTCAGTTTTGATCGGGCAATAGATTTTGACTTCCACACCGCGCTCTATCGCGTGGATGACCGTCGTGAGTATGGCGAGACCAGGATCCGGGCTATGGGAACCTTGAACGGACGATTACATGCGCTGGTTTTTGTGGAGCAGGCTACTGGTATTCGGGTGATCAGTTTTCGGAAAGCAAATCGCAGGGAGATCAAGCGTTATGAAAGCAGCAGACCTTCATCAGAAGTCTGA
- a CDS encoding ABC transporter ATP-binding protein, producing MPPAIIVEHVSKEFILRHNRAMGLKTRFLGLFHKNKREKREHFLALDDVSFTVEQGEALGLLGHNGSGKSTLLQIIAGILQPNKGRVIANGRVAPLIQLGVGFNPELTGYENIFLNASLYGFLNKDTRKRVKDIIEFSELEHFIDTPLKNYSSGMQMRLGFAVAVNLQPDILLADEILAVGDQAFQDKCLDKIAEMRKNGMSLILVSHSQDQVEKFCNYYVRLDRGITVDQGQIMEKETEKMIFVRDE from the coding sequence ATGCCACCCGCCATTATTGTTGAGCACGTCAGCAAGGAGTTTATCCTGCGTCATAATCGGGCAATGGGGCTGAAAACCCGTTTTCTCGGACTATTTCACAAAAACAAGCGTGAGAAACGCGAGCATTTTCTGGCACTGGATGATGTCAGCTTCACGGTAGAACAAGGGGAGGCATTGGGCTTGCTGGGCCATAATGGTTCCGGCAAGAGCACCCTACTGCAAATTATCGCGGGGATATTGCAGCCAAACAAAGGGCGCGTCATCGCCAATGGGCGGGTGGCACCATTGATTCAATTGGGGGTAGGCTTTAATCCAGAATTGACGGGTTATGAAAATATTTTTCTGAACGCCAGTTTGTATGGGTTTCTGAATAAAGATACTAGGAAACGCGTCAAAGACATCATTGAATTTTCGGAATTAGAGCATTTTATTGACACACCACTAAAAAATTACTCGTCTGGCATGCAAATGCGTTTGGGGTTTGCGGTTGCAGTAAACTTGCAACCAGACATACTGTTGGCTGATGAGATATTGGCTGTGGGAGATCAGGCATTTCAGGATAAGTGTCTGGATAAAATTGCCGAGATGCGGAAAAATGGGATGTCTTTGATTCTTGTTTCTCATAGCCAGGATCAAGTTGAGAAGTTTTGTAATTACTACGTACGGCTTGACCGGGGAATAACTGTAGATCAGGGCCAGATTATGGAGAAAGAAACAGAAAAAATGATTTTCGTTCGTGATGAATAA
- a CDS encoding BrnA antitoxin family protein — protein MKAADLHQKSENDNPEWTTEDFARAQSFTSLPSSLQAKLSTRGPQKAPVKERVTMRLSPEVVARFRASGPGWQTRIDTALKEWLETHQRV, from the coding sequence ATGAAAGCAGCAGACCTTCATCAGAAGTCTGAGAACGACAATCCCGAATGGACGACGGAGGATTTTGCCCGTGCCCAATCGTTTACCTCCCTGCCCAGTTCTTTGCAGGCCAAGTTGTCCACGCGAGGGCCGCAGAAGGCACCCGTTAAAGAGCGCGTTACCATGCGGCTCTCACCAGAGGTGGTTGCTCGTTTCCGGGCCTCCGGTCCAGGTTGGCAGACCCGCATTGACACAGCGCTGAAGGAATGGCTGGAAACACACCAGAGAGTATAA
- a CDS encoding class I SAM-dependent methyltransferase has translation MFSDEVSQKSFYRAFEDRHRGSRAIIRKRLQAYMPFLTSLLEIYPNSPVIDLGCGRGEWLELVTECGFTAYGVDVDDGMLASCHELGLHAENKDLITALRELPDASQTVVSAFHVVEHIPFESLMDLVREAFRVLKPAGLLILETPNPENISVGTANFYVDPTHQRPIPAPLLSFLPEYTGFYRTKVVRLQEPESLREKTDVVLMDVLAGVSPDYSVVAQKPGRQSELDLFNPEFEFEYGLNLDNLASRYDVSLATRFSEIESLSRSVLAQVNIAIEQAAQAVERANHAEAQAAQADVSLATRFSEIESLSRSVLAQVNIAIEQAAQAVERANHAEAQAAQADVSLATRFSEIESLSRSVLAQVNIAIEQAAQAVERANHAEAQAAQANERANHAEAQYQAVIHSRSWKLTKPLRLAGKSARWFVQGSIAWLTLKPGSRPRRMMRSTLVAAMTAVQSRPRIKIFALKILNRHPRLKQRLRDMRLQHAAVSPPIAMRPHEANLTPRARQIYLDLKTAIEKRNREGM, from the coding sequence ATGTTTTCCGATGAAGTAAGCCAAAAATCTTTTTACCGCGCATTTGAAGATAGACATCGCGGTTCGCGCGCCATAATTAGAAAACGTTTACAGGCATATATGCCATTCTTAACTTCTTTGCTCGAAATATACCCAAATTCCCCGGTGATTGATTTGGGCTGCGGTCGTGGTGAGTGGCTAGAATTAGTCACAGAGTGTGGATTTACAGCCTATGGTGTTGATGTGGATGATGGCATGCTGGCCTCGTGTCATGAATTAGGTTTGCACGCCGAAAATAAAGATCTGATCACCGCATTGCGGGAGCTGCCGGATGCAAGCCAAACGGTGGTTTCTGCTTTTCATGTGGTGGAACACATTCCCTTTGAAAGCCTGATGGATTTGGTGCGTGAGGCATTTCGGGTGCTTAAACCAGCTGGCCTGCTGATTCTTGAAACGCCTAATCCGGAAAACATCTCGGTAGGCACCGCGAATTTCTATGTTGACCCTACCCATCAGCGCCCCATACCTGCACCATTGCTTTCTTTTTTGCCGGAATACACGGGTTTTTATCGCACCAAAGTTGTACGGCTGCAGGAACCCGAATCGCTGAGAGAGAAAACGGATGTTGTTTTGATGGATGTCTTGGCTGGGGTCAGCCCGGATTATTCGGTTGTGGCCCAAAAACCGGGAAGGCAATCTGAACTAGATTTGTTTAACCCTGAATTTGAATTTGAATATGGCCTGAATCTTGACAATTTGGCCAGCCGCTATGATGTGTCGCTAGCAACACGATTCTCTGAAATTGAATCACTAAGCCGTTCTGTACTTGCGCAGGTTAATATTGCGATCGAGCAGGCTGCACAGGCTGTTGAGCGTGCCAACCATGCCGAGGCCCAAGCCGCTCAGGCCGATGTGTCGCTAGCAACACGATTCTCTGAAATTGAATCACTAAGCCGTTCTGTACTTGCGCAGGTTAATATTGCGATCGAGCAGGCTGCACAGGCTGTTGAGCGTGCCAACCATGCCGAGGCCCAAGCCGCTCAGGCCGATGTGTCGCTAGCAACACGATTCTCTGAAATTGAATCACTAAGCCGTTCTGTACTTGCGCAGGTTAATATTGCGATCGAGCAGGCTGCACAGGCTGTTGAGCGTGCCAACCATGCCGAGGCCCAAGCCGCTCAGGCCAACGAGCGCGCCAACCATGCCGAGGCGCAGTATCAAGCTGTTATTCATAGTCGTTCTTGGAAACTGACCAAGCCATTGCGGCTTGCAGGCAAATCTGCGCGATGGTTTGTGCAGGGAAGCATTGCTTGGTTGACTTTGAAACCGGGTAGCCGTCCGCGACGGATGATGCGCTCCACTCTGGTCGCGGCCATGACCGCAGTGCAATCGCGCCCTCGAATAAAAATATTTGCGTTAAAGATATTGAATCGGCATCCACGTCTAAAGCAGCGTTTACGGGACATGCGTCTCCAGCACGCTGCAGTATCGCCGCCTATTGCAATGCGTCCGCACGAAGCTAATTTGACGCCCCGCGCCCGACAAATCTACCTGGACCTTAAAACCGCGATTGAAAAGAGAAACAGGGAGGGTATGTGA